The window TAATCATTAAACAGAAGGATACCAATGAATAATTTAAAAATTGACTTAGGCTGCGGAGCTTGTAAAAAGGAAGGAACGATTGGTGTTGATATTGAACCTCATTCCTGTGTTGATTATGTATTAAATATTCAAAACGAAGCGCTACCTTTTCCTGATCGTAGTGTTCAATATGTTCATTCATCTCACTTCTTAGAACATATTGATAATCCAATGCCACTGTTCCAAGAACTAGGGCGTGTTTGTCAAAATGGTGCTGAATTAGAATTCTGGACTCCTTATGGTTGGTCTAATCCGGCTTTTATTCTCAGTCATAAAATATTCTACAATGAAGATCATTACCTTCACCTCTGTGTCTGGTATAAAGATTTCTGGAAAGATTTTCTTAAAGCAAATTGGGTACTCAAGGAATTTATTTATATTGTAGAGCCTCAAGTACTAACAGAGCTTTATAGTAATAAAATTAGTCTGGACTTTGCACTCAAATACTATAAAGGCGTTGTCAAAGAGTTTGGCGTATCTATCGAAATACGTCATGATGACGATGGAGCTGTTTGCCAGCCCAAGCGAACATTTGCTGTTGAACGTTATGCCCAACGATATCCTGTTAATGTTAATTCATTACAACCCAATGACTATCTCGACGGTGATTATTTAAATAAGGCGATCGAATGGTTTTCATTAGGAACACAGCAAACCGAAAGTCTAGAAAGTCTGCAAAGTCTGGAACTATTAAGGGGACAGCTTCTAAAAGCTCAGGCAGAGTTGGAGCAAGCTGAGGCTACCATTTCGGCGATGGAAACCAGTAAATTTTGGAAGCTGCGAAAAGCCTGGTTTGAAGTCAAAAAAGCTTTAAATATGAAATCCACATAGGTCGATAAAAAGCAAATTCTATTATATTGAAGGCCGAAAATGTGCTTAAAATTTTTCACAAAAAATAACTAAAAAAACAATGATTACACGCCAAGATTATCAAGCCAATCGGTTGAAGTTTTTGAAAACATGGGTGGATCTAAAGGAGTCAGAAGGATTAGAGATAGGATCTTGCGATCTACCCACTGTGCCAAGAAAAATAGGCAACTGTGAATTCGCAGATTTTCGTTCTGCTGAAGAGATGATTCGTCTTTGGAACCTGCCTCCTGAGACAGTTATGCCAGTCACGTATATTCTTAAAAGAGATACCAAAATCCATCTACAAATTGCTAAAAAATTTGATTATGTGGTTCTCTGCCATGTAATTGAGCATATTCCTAACCCGATCGGATATATCGAAGATTTGCAGAAGTTGTTAAAGCCTGGTGGAACAATTTTAATTGCCTGCCCAGATAAGAGAAGAACCCCAGATGCTTCAAGACCTTCAACAACCATAGAACATTTAATTAATGATTATTACAATGACTTCAACTATCCCTCATTAGAGCATATTTTAGAATTCGCCAAGGCTTGGTCTGATGAAATTAGACAAAAAAGTTTAGAATCAGCCACAGAGTTTTATGAGTGGGGTCGCCAGAATTTTGAGTCTGGTCTAGCAGATGCACATTGTCATGTTTGGATAGATGAAGAATTCTTTACTCAAATTCAGTATTTAATAGATGGGAAGCTGCTGGAAGGCTTAAAAATCATTGATAAATCCTATAATGAACCCCTCTACAATGAGTTTTTAATTGCCCTCAAAGCTGTGGAATCGCAACCATTTGCATTGACTGTTGAGTCTGAATCTGAAACTCTGGCACAAGTGCGATCGCAGTTACAAAAGACGCAGCAAGCGTTACATCAAGCCCAAGCAACGATTGCGGCTATGGAAAGCAGCAAATTTTGGAAGTTACGATTAGTCTGGCTTAAATTCAAAAAAATATTGACTTTGGCAACGCTTTATCTGATTTCAAGGAAAAAACATAAGATTTTGAGAGCCTAATCTTTTGGAGCCAGAAAAATTAGTAATTCAGTGTCAATATCAGATTGCCGCTTACATTACGGCTTACGAAGATTCAGAAGCGGTAAAGCAATGCATTCACGCAATCAATCGCCAAGATTTTCCCATACAGAAAATTTTGATTGTTGATAACTCACAGCAAAAATTAGTTATTGATGAAAAAAGTATTTTTGAGAATGTAATTGTTAAATTTTATCCTGAAAACATTGGAATCTCTGGAGGTTTAGCTATTGCTTTTGCCTGGGCAATCCAGGGAGGCTATGACTTCTTGTGGATATTTGACCAAGATAGTGTAGTGGAAGATGATTGTTTAACTAAACTATTGTTGGCTTATGAAAGTTTGAATAGTTCAGAGTATTTAATTGGGATTATTGGACCGACAGCAATTGATCCCAGAAGCCATCAAATTATTGAAGGGGCTGTATTTGAGGATGGTTGCTTCAAAGGTCGCAAACCCCCTGAAACAGAACAACCCTATGAATGTGATTCTCCGATTACTTCCGGGTCTTTAACATCCCTTACGGCAGCTCAAACAGTTTCTTTACCCCGTACCGACCTGTTTATTGATGGAATTGACCTTGATTACGGGCTGAGACTAAGGCAACAAGGATTTCATAACTTGATTGTTCCTAAAGCAAGAATGTACCATAACTTTGGTAAGCCAATTCAAGTAGAAGTATTTGGCAGAGAACGGCTCATCCACAACTACTCTCCTCTCCGGTACTACTATATCTTCAGAAATCACACTTATCTAGATATTCACTATTCTCAAGGATGGTATCGCTTCATCAATTATTGGCGACGAGTGAATTACTTGAGCCGTACAATTGCTTTGATTTTGCTGTGTATACCTGAAGATAAAGCTTTAAAAATCTGGGCTTGTTTGTTAGGGCTAATCCACGGCTTTACGGGTAAGCTTGGTAAAACTTGGTAGTTAGAAGTCACGACTTAAAGGAGGGAAACTTGAACGACATTGAATTAATAGAGCAAGAGAAAAGAAAAATTATTGAGCGCTACGGCCAATGGACATCTCATAAAATTTACCTCGGACAGGAGCTTTACACCATTGACGAACAACAAGAGGTTCAAGATGAGTTAAAAAAAAGCATCCTAACTCAGACTGAAACCCGATTGAAAAGCATCTTTCAAACAATCTCTGATTTGCTTGATCGCCCCCTACAGAGCCTGCGGATTTTAGACTTAGCTAGTCTTGAGGGAATTTATGCCATAGAACCGGCTCGTTATGGAGCTAAGGCAGTAGGCATAGAAGTTCGAGAAGCAAACATTGAGAAAGCAAAGTTTGTCAAACGAATACTGGGTTTAGAAAATCTTGAACTTTTTCAGGATGATGTCCGGAATTTAAGTAAAGAAAAATATGGCTCTTTCGATGTAGTTTTGTGTATCGGTATCTTTTACCATCTCGATACTCCCGACGTTCTTCACTTCATGGAAAAGATAGCCGAAGTTTGTGAAGGGTTGTTAATTCTAGATACGCACATCAGCTTCACTCAGGAAAAATCTTGCTCTTATCAAGGAAAGACCTACTGGGGAAAATCTTATTTAGAGCATTCTTCAGTGTCTACGCTCGAAGAACGGGCAAAAGTGCTGTGGTCATCTATTGATAATCTTGAAAGTTTTTGGTTCACTCGTCCCTCTCTATATAACTTGCTCACCCAAGTCGGATTTACTTCGATCTTCGAGTGCCAAGAGATGAAGAAGATGTATGAAGTTCATAAGGTCTATGACCGGATTACCCTTGTGGCAGTAAAAGGACAGCAACAGACTTTAGAACTATCTTCACTAACTAATGTATCACCACAAGAAGATTGGCCTGAAAAGCTCCATTTGGAAAGTTTCTATAAGCAACTGCCTCCACTTCAACAAGCTCAAGAGGAAATTGCTACTCTGCGATCGCACTTAGAGCAAACTCAAACAGAAATGGCTACTCTACGATCGCAACTCCAACAAACTCAAACAGAAACTCTTGTCATGCGATCGCACTTAGAGCAAGCTCAAGCAGAAATTGCTGCCATGAAGACTAGTAAATTCTGGAAGTTACGGACAGCTTGGTTTGGGGTCAAAAAAATGATGGGGATGAAAACCGATGATTAGATAGCAAGGGCTTACCTAAGTGCGATCATATAGGAACTAGAAACAGAGTAAAGCCTAGCTGTTGTAGCTGGGCTTTAATAAAGCAAGAGCTGTGAACACGCCTTCATAAGGCGTGCCGTAACAGATTCTGCTACCTCAGGAATTATGCACAAGCACCATATACTGTAGGGGCAAATTGGTCATTCGGCCCTACCCATGGCGGTTAAAGGGTAAATTTGCGTAAGTCCTGTACCTTTTTCTATGCAAAGGTTAGTACAACAGTGGAGCCAGCAAATATAAACGCTGCTGCTGAGTCTTCCACAACCGCAATTGTGTCACCCCGGAAGAGAATTTCGGTATCAAGAGCAGAGGTTCCAGAGAAATCCCCAATCTGGAGAGTGTAATCGTTCAGATTTCCAGTTACTTGAATGATATCCTCTCCAAATACCCAATCCTTAATCGTGGCATAGCCAAGTCCCAAGAAGTCTACGAATCCCGCCTGTCCCAATACGAAAGTATCAGTCCCAAATCCACCTCTGTAGACGTCATAACCTCCTATGCCAATCAAACGATCATTACCATTACCACCAATAAGAGTGTCACTGCCGTAACCTCCCCAGAGAGTGTCATTGCCGTTACCACCCTCAAGATAGTCGTCACTGAAGTTGAAAGCATTTACAGTGCCACCACCTATAAAATCATCTCCGTCTCCACCGAACAGGGCATCCGCTCCCAACCCACCATAGATGGTATCTGCGTCAAGACCACCTCCTACTGTATCGCTTCCATCGCCACCATCCAGGAAGTTAAAGCCGAGAATATCCAAGATTAGATCGTTGCCAGCATTACCTGTGATGGTGTTACTGTCAATACCACCTTCTAGATAGTCATCACCCAAACCTCCATCAATTAAATCCAGGCCGGCGATGCCGAAGATTGTGTCGTTACCAGCACCACCGTTGAGGACTTCACTGCCATACCCTCCTACAACGGTGTCATCGCCACCGCCAGCATATACAAAGTTTATTGAAATATTAAAGGGGTCTAGGATGCTGTCATCGGTGTAGATCCGGTCATCGCCATCACCCGTATTGATGGTGTCAGAGCCATAGTAACCATAGATAATGTTGTTGCCTGCGTAGTCTACGATAACGTCATTTCCAAGTCCGCCTCTAACAAAGTCATTTCCAAAACCTCCATCTATGGTATTACTACCGCTGATGCCGAAGATTATGTCGTTCCCAGCACTACCGTTGAGAATGTCATTACCATACCCTCCTACAATAATGTCATTGCCGCCGCCAGCATCTACAAAGTTTGTCGCCACATCCAATGGGTCTAGGATGTCGCTACCGGTGTAGATAATGTCATCGCCATTGCCCGTATTGATGAAGTCAGAGCCATAGTAACCATAGATCTTGTTGTTGCCGGCGAAGTCGAAAATTACGTCATTTCCAAGTGCGCCGAAAATGAAGTCATTCCCGAAACCCCCATCTATTGTGTCATTACCGCCGATGCCATAGATTTCATCGTCGCCAGCACCACCGTTGAGGATTTCACTGCCAAACCCTCCTACAACAGTGTCATTGCCACCACCAGCATCTACAAAGTTTGTTGAAACACCAGAGGCGTCTAGGAATCCGTTCTCGGTGTAGATAATGTCATTGCCATTGCCCGTGTTGATGAAGTCAGCTCCCAATCCACCATAGATAAGATTGCTGCCCAAAGAGTCTGAAATAACATCGTCTCCACTATTGCCATCAATGATGTCGCTGCCATTCCCACCATTGAGATAATCATTTCCTGTACCGCCGAGTAAATAGTCGTCGCCTAGAGTTCCCACTAAAAAGACCATTGCAAATTACTCCTCAATTTTGAGTCAGGTTTAAATGTTGAGTGGTGTCGTTATTAGAGCAATGTCCAAGTCGAAAACTTCATGTTCATTGCGCTTAGTTGTCTGTATCTCTGGAGTTAGATCTGCTTATGCAGTTGTTGGCTGCAACAAGAGCGATCGCACCTCATAAAAATTTCGATTTTGTGTTAGGTATTCTGTCTGCCTATATCTCTGAAGTCAGTGTTCCTTATGCAGGTGCTGATCAAAAAAACCGCGATCGCATGACATAAACCTTCACTGTCCTAGCAAGTTCTCCGTCTGTGTATATCTCTACAGCCATTGCTACTTATGCAGTTGTTTGCTAAGAAAATGGCGCTCAATCACAATACACACTCAAAGTTTGAAAACTCCTTGGTAGATGTTGCTGTCTAGATGTATCTCTTGAGTTACTACCTCTTATGCAGTTAGTAAGGAAGACGAGTGAACACCACCTAGTTCTCTCGTTTAAATTCAAGCCTTTGTTTTAACTACTCCAACTTGATGGTTGCCAAAGACGCCAATGCCCTTGACGCTAACCCTCCTAGAATTCGGTTAGTCCACCACGCTTGATCGATGAAGGGTTTCACTCCAAATACTCGCTATTGGTATCAAGCCCCACCTCCTTGTCAACAACCGCTGTGCAGTTACACGGTTGCTGAGAATACACTTGCTGCTTGACTCACTTATCTAAGGAGCCGCTCAGCGATGGGGATTAGATAGGCAAATAGGGATAAGCATGATGGTAACATGTGTCAACAGCACTTCTGTAGCACTTCTGTTATTATTCTCCCACTTTTTCATCGTTTTCACTCAATTCGTTTAAGTTTATTTACCTAGTCCGACTCTTCCAGAACCATCGCCGATGAACATCGAACAGACCAAAACTCCTGAACTCAGGATTGTGGAGCCTAAAGTGTTGGCGGACAATTGCGGGAACCATTTTCGAGGTAGCCCTAGACATCCGCCAAATATTCCCGACTTTCAGTCCATGGGTAGTTTACACTGAACGGATGTGATTTACTTCTTGACCGTCAATTACTATTCAACTCGCCTGATTGCTCGATTAATCGACTCAATTCCAGCAACTCAAACCATTCCTCATCAAATTGTTGTTGTTAATAACTCCGCTAATGATCAGGAGCTTAAAGACCTTTACACCGAATCCCTGCAAATTTTAGACGCCCAAACCAATCTGGGCTTTGGCAAAGCCTGCAATCTGGGACTGAACTGGATCTACGAGCGAAATCCCAATGCTATTGTCTGGATGATCAATCCTGATACTTATCTGCCAGAAAACACTTTAAAAAAAGTTTCTCCTTTCTTTAACGCCCATCCAGAACTCTCGATTGTTGGTACCCTGATCTACACGCCTGCTGCTGAGCTCTGGTTCGCTGGAGGTCAATTTATCCCTAAGTTGGGTGCTATCCTCTCCACTGATCTACTTTCCTCTCATCCCGATACTGCCTATGTCTTTTGTGACTGGGTGAGTGGATGTAGTCTTTTAATTAATCTGCGTCACTTTCCGGAATGCCCTCAGTTTGATCCAGCTTATTTTCTCTACTACGAAGACTTTGACTTTTGTCGTCGCTACGCCATGCAGGGGCATCAGATTGCAGTTACCAGTCAGTTTGCTGTCGTTCACGAAGCCTCTGCAATCGCCAATCGAAATATGACTAAAAAATTAAAGCACAGCACCTATAGCTATTTGCTCACGCTAGAACGATATACCAACAAAGCCATTTTTATCCTGCGTTTTCTCCGACTCACCCTTTACAGCTTTATCCTGCTATTGCTAAAACCTCAAACCGCTCTTGGTAAACTGGCTGGCATATCCAGCTATTTATTTGAAAAGTTTAGTAATGATCAATGATGAATGACCAATGACCGATGATCAAACTTTAGTTAATCTATCTGTTCTATTTTCCAAACCCACTGGTATCAGCACCTATGCCATCAATCTGTTGCCTCATTTACAACAGCTAAATCCTACACTACTAATTTCGCCAACTGTCTCAACTTGGATGCCTCTAAGTGACTATACCTGCTACTCAATTCCTGGCAACTTAACACCAGAACAAGGAACAAAAGGCCACTTTCGCCGCCTCTTATGGACTCAGCTACAGTTGCCGCGAATTTATAACACGTTACGCTCGCGTCTTCTCTTTTCCCCCATCCCCGAAGCCCCACTCTACACTAACTGCCGTTACGTGGTGATGGTTCACGACTTGATTCCCCTGCGATTTCCCCGACGCTTCTCACCCCTAACACCCTACTTCCGCTATTACATTCCCCAAGTTCTTGCCCAAGCTCAACATATTATCTGCAACTCCACTGCTACAGCTAGAGATATTACCGACTTTTTCCATATCCCCTCTGCAAAAATCACACCCATTCCCCTGGCTTACGACGCCAACCATTTTCGCTGTTTGGAGCGACTCAGTGAAGTAACTTCTCCTTTACCCCCTCAACCCCCCTTCCTAACAGGGGAGTACAAGGAAAAGCGTTTATCCTTGGATTCTTCCAATGAGCCGAGGGAGGGAGAAGCTTCAAGGAATCGCCCTTACTTTCTCTACATCGGTCGGCACGACCCTTATAAGAATTTACATCGATTGATAGATGCCTTTGCAGCCCTTCCTAATTGCCATGACTATGAACTTTGGCTTGTAGGCTCAACGGATCAACGCTACACGCCCAAACTTGGAGATCAAGCCGACCAACTCGGTTTAACCCATCAGGTGAAATTCCTGGACTACCTTCCTTACAACCAACTACCAACCATCATCAACCAAGCGATCGCACTTGTCTTCCCCACTCTCTGGGAAGGCTTTGGACTCCCTGTTCTAGAAGCCATGGCTTGCGGCACCCCTGTTATTACCTCTAACCTCTCCTCCCTACCCGAAGTGGCGGGTAATGCAGCCCTCGTCATCAATCCCTACAACGCGGGTGAAATCACTGAAGCCATGCAAGCCATAGCAACGGATTCAGAATTGCGATCGCGCCTACGTGCCCTGAGTCTCAACCGCGCCAGCCAATTTAGCTGGGCAAAAACAGGACAAGCCACTGTCGAAGTTCTTCAACGCTACCTATAACAAATAGAAATATAGAAAATTCTTTCTAAAAATTCTTAAGATGAGTCAGAATACCAGTTGCCAGTGATTGGTGATCTCTGACTAAGATGAGAGGAAATCAAAAATCCGCTGATTACTAACAGAAAATCCAGCAGAAAACCGTGCCCAAAAAAGCTTTAATCACCGGATTAACAGGTCAAGACGGTTCCTACCTAGCCGAACTCCTCCTATCCAAAGGTTACCAAGTCTATGGATTAGTCCGCCGTTCCAGTTCCGGCAACATCAGCCGCATCAGTCACCTATCGGGCAACGTCCAAATTCTCTCGGGCGATCTTCTCGATCAATGTTCCCTCATGGACGCGATCGCCGCCTCCCAACCCGACGAAATCTATAACCTCGCCTCCCAAAGCTACGTTCCCCTTTCCTGGACACAACCCTCCCTCACCGCCGAATACACCGCCCTCGGAGTCTCCCGTTTGCTAGAGTCCATCCGCCGCTGCAAAAGTGACGCCAAATTTTACCAAGCCTCCAGTAGTGAAGTCTTCGGTCAGCCCGATGAATCCCCTCAAACTGAACGCACCGCCTTTCGTCCCCGCAACCCCTACGGCGTTGCTAAAGCCTACGCCCACTGGATGACCATTAACTATCGGCAACAGTACAATCTTTACGCCTGCTGCGGCATCACCTACACCCACGAATCTCCCCGACGCGGTGCAGAATTCGTCTTTCGCAAAATCACTCGCGCTGCTGCCATGATCAAACTCGGTCTTGCCCAAGAATTAAAACTGGGTAACCTGGATGCACGTCGCGACTGGTGCTATGCCCAGGATGCTGTTTATGCCATGTGGATGATGTTGCAACACGAGCAACCCGATGACTACATCATTGCTAGCGGTGAAACCCACTCCGTCAGAGAGTTAGTCGAGTGTGCTTTTAACTGTGTTGGTCTAAACTGGCAAGATTATGTTTCCGTAGACCCAGCCTTTTACCGACCGGATGAACCCGTACAGTTAGTCGGCTGCATCGATAAAATCCAAACTCAGCTAGGCTGGAAGCCCCATTCCACCTTTAACCGTCTGGTTGAACTCATGGTCGATTATGACCTGAAAGAACTCAGTAACAGCAAAGCTTAAGTTTTGTTTTCTAAGCTGATGACTATCCACAGAGGATAAGTTCTTATTTCCTGAGTGCGGCTCACAACCTTAGGGTGATCTATGTAGTTTCTTTCTAAAGTGATAGCCACCCTACACTAGGTATATGATAATTTTGTGAAAATTTGCCCAATCCTGAGGGTGTGACCAGCCTGTCAGGCAGACACAACTGTAACGGGAGGTATATTCCAAACTTCAACATGGATTCGAGTGTTCGCAACCAACTCAAATATAAGATAGGTTAGTTTCCTGCAAAAATTTTGCCAGGTTGGTGAGATTTGGCATAACGATAGAGAACATAAAAGACAACCTTCTCCAAAACCAACTACTTTTATTAGCTCACGCGAACTAGCATTTTATTGAGACATAGACCGATGTATAAATGGGGGGATTTACGCTTAGAGCCAGAAGCTTGTGAAGTCAGCTACCAAGGACAAACCCTGCGATTGTATCCCAAAGAGTATGAACTTTTGAAGCTATTCTTTGATTACCCGAAACGGGTATTAAGTCCATCTTTTATCATTGATCGTCTTTGGTCTTTTGATACAATTCCCAGCGAAAGTGCCGTAAGAACTCATATTAAAGGACTGCGACGTAAACTCAAAGATGCAGGGGCAGAAGATGTCATTCAGACCGTTCATAGTTTGGGTTATCGTTTGAAGCCGCTGCCGAAAGAGACCCAGAAATCGGATTCTTCATTGAGTCCCATGTTGATAAAGCTATTAGCATTACATGAAATTGAACATATTATCGTTGATAAGAATTTTATTATTTTGGAGGCTTCTCCAGATGTAAAAAAATTCTCTGATTATCCGTGGGATGTGGAAATTGGTCGAGAAGTAACTTTAGCATTTCCTGAATTAATTGGGCTTGAATCTACTCTATTGGAAATTTTAGAAAACCAAAAACCCAGCTTTGATATTAAAGGAATTGCTCGGTCAAAAAATTCTCTAAGACCAGACTACATCAATATTTATGCCATGAGCGAACCCACAGAAAACCAATCCAACCAAAGATTACTTCTTTTGTTTGAAGACTCTTCGGAAAAAATGATTTGGAAACAGCAGGTTGTTCAACAAGAAAACGAATCTTATTTACTGATTGGAGAACCCTTTAAAAATTAAACTGCATTCATCCCTCATCCCTAAGTGGAGCAGCAGCTAATCGCATAGGAGAACGAATTCCAGAAGTGGGGCTGTTGACTTTCCATCCTTTATTCGGTCTTCTCGCCCCTGAAGCGATAAAGTTTGCGGCAACGGCTAGCTACAATGAGAGCGTACCGACACAAAACTTGTGTCTGGTTTTTTGTTCTGCTTGCTCAAGGAATGCGGTTATGGCTCTGCCAATTGTTGCTGTGATAGGACGCCCGAATGTGGGCAAATCAACCCTGGTCAATCGTTTGGCAGGCGTAACCGATGCGATTGTCCATGATGAACCTGGGGTAACGCGCGATCGCACGTATCGCCCCGGCTTCTGGCAAGATCGCGAGTTCCTGGTTGTCGATACAGGTGGCTTAGTCTTTGATGATGACACCGAATTCTTGCCCCTGATCCGAGAACAGGCCATGGCGGCGCTGGCTGAATCGAGTGCAGCCATATTCGTCGTGGATGGTCAGGAGGGGCCGACACCGGCAGATGAAACGATCGCGGAATGGTTACGCCAACAATCCGTGCCTTTTTTCCTTGCCGTGAACAAATGCGAATCGCCACAGCAGGGCATTATCCAATCCTCTCAGTTTTGGGAATTAGGATTAGGCGAACCGTTCCCTGTCTCCGGGATTCATGGCAATGGTCTTGGAGAACTGCTCGATGAGCTAATTACTCACCTGGAACCGGTAGAAATCCCGTCAGAAACCTCTGAGATTAAAGTTGCCATTGTTGGACGCCCCAATGTAGGCAAGTCCAGCTTATTGAACGCCTTTACTGGGGAAAATCGTGCGATCGTTAGTCCTATTTCTGGCACTACCCGCGATGCGATTGATATGGTCGTAGAACGACCGGGTAAGGCAGAAAAGGAGGGTGAAAGCAAAACCTATCGCCTGATTGATACGGCGGGAATTCGTAAGAAGAAGAATGTGGATTACGGCCCGGAATTCTTTGGTATTAATCGGGCGTTTAAAGCGATTCGCCGCTCCGATGTGGTGTTAATGGTCATTGACGCCCTGGATGGAGTAACCGAGCAAGACCAAAAACTAGCAGGGCGAATTGCCGAAGAAGGACGTGCGGCTGTGATTGTGGTGAACAAATGGGATGCCGTTGAAAAAGATTCCCACACGATCTATGAACAGGAAAAACTGGTTAAAGACCGCCTGAGTTTTGTCGATTGGGCCGAGATCATTTTTGTCAGTGCTCAGACCGGACAACGGGTGGAAAAGATTTTGGATTTAGTCGATACCGCCGCTGAGGGACATCGTCGTCGTGTGACCACTTCGGTAATTAACGAAGTGCTAGAAGAAGCCGTAAGCTGGCACTCTCCCCCCACCTCTCGCCAAGGGCGGCAGGGCAAAATTTACTATGGTACTCAGGTCGCCAGTCAGCCACCCACGATTGCTCTGTTTGTCAACGAGCCTAAGCGCTTTAACGATAACTACCGCCGCTATATCGAGCGTCAGTTTCGTCAACATTTGGGCTTTACTGGGACACCAATCCGCTTGCTGTGGCGGGGTAAGAAAGCCCGTGAGGTTGGGAACAATATCCAGAGCAATGCCAACCGAGCCACACGGGTATAGAGACA of the Allocoleopsis franciscana PCC 7113 genome contains:
- a CDS encoding class I SAM-dependent methyltransferase, which codes for MITRQDYQANRLKFLKTWVDLKESEGLEIGSCDLPTVPRKIGNCEFADFRSAEEMIRLWNLPPETVMPVTYILKRDTKIHLQIAKKFDYVVLCHVIEHIPNPIGYIEDLQKLLKPGGTILIACPDKRRTPDASRPSTTIEHLINDYYNDFNYPSLEHILEFAKAWSDEIRQKSLESATEFYEWGRQNFESGLADAHCHVWIDEEFFTQIQYLIDGKLLEGLKIIDKSYNEPLYNEFLIALKAVESQPFALTVESESETLAQVRSQLQKTQQALHQAQATIAAMESSKFWKLRLVWLKFKKILTLATLYLISRKKHKILRA
- a CDS encoding glycosyltransferase family 4 protein, encoding MTDDQTLVNLSVLFSKPTGISTYAINLLPHLQQLNPTLLISPTVSTWMPLSDYTCYSIPGNLTPEQGTKGHFRRLLWTQLQLPRIYNTLRSRLLFSPIPEAPLYTNCRYVVMVHDLIPLRFPRRFSPLTPYFRYYIPQVLAQAQHIICNSTATARDITDFFHIPSAKITPIPLAYDANHFRCLERLSEVTSPLPPQPPFLTGEYKEKRLSLDSSNEPREGEASRNRPYFLYIGRHDPYKNLHRLIDAFAALPNCHDYELWLVGSTDQRYTPKLGDQADQLGLTHQVKFLDYLPYNQLPTIINQAIALVFPTLWEGFGLPVLEAMACGTPVITSNLSSLPEVAGNAALVINPYNAGEITEAMQAIATDSELRSRLRALSLNRASQFSWAKTGQATVEVLQRYL
- a CDS encoding methyltransferase domain-containing protein: MNNLKIDLGCGACKKEGTIGVDIEPHSCVDYVLNIQNEALPFPDRSVQYVHSSHFLEHIDNPMPLFQELGRVCQNGAELEFWTPYGWSNPAFILSHKIFYNEDHYLHLCVWYKDFWKDFLKANWVLKEFIYIVEPQVLTELYSNKISLDFALKYYKGVVKEFGVSIEIRHDDDGAVCQPKRTFAVERYAQRYPVNVNSLQPNDYLDGDYLNKAIEWFSLGTQQTESLESLQSLELLRGQLLKAQAELEQAEATISAMETSKFWKLRKAWFEVKKALNMKST
- a CDS encoding glycosyltransferase family 2 protein, whose amino-acid sequence is MEPEKLVIQCQYQIAAYITAYEDSEAVKQCIHAINRQDFPIQKILIVDNSQQKLVIDEKSIFENVIVKFYPENIGISGGLAIAFAWAIQGGYDFLWIFDQDSVVEDDCLTKLLLAYESLNSSEYLIGIIGPTAIDPRSHQIIEGAVFEDGCFKGRKPPETEQPYECDSPITSGSLTSLTAAQTVSLPRTDLFIDGIDLDYGLRLRQQGFHNLIVPKARMYHNFGKPIQVEVFGRERLIHNYSPLRYYYIFRNHTYLDIHYSQGWYRFINYWRRVNYLSRTIALILLCIPEDKALKIWACLLGLIHGFTGKLGKTW
- a CDS encoding class I SAM-dependent methyltransferase; the protein is MNDIELIEQEKRKIIERYGQWTSHKIYLGQELYTIDEQQEVQDELKKSILTQTETRLKSIFQTISDLLDRPLQSLRILDLASLEGIYAIEPARYGAKAVGIEVREANIEKAKFVKRILGLENLELFQDDVRNLSKEKYGSFDVVLCIGIFYHLDTPDVLHFMEKIAEVCEGLLILDTHISFTQEKSCSYQGKTYWGKSYLEHSSVSTLEERAKVLWSSIDNLESFWFTRPSLYNLLTQVGFTSIFECQEMKKMYEVHKVYDRITLVAVKGQQQTLELSSLTNVSPQEDWPEKLHLESFYKQLPPLQQAQEEIATLRSHLEQTQTEMATLRSQLQQTQTETLVMRSHLEQAQAEIAAMKTSKFWKLRTAWFGVKKMMGMKTDD
- a CDS encoding calcium-binding protein, with amino-acid sequence MGTLGDDYLLGGTGNDYLNGGNGSDIIDGNSGDDVISDSLGSNLIYGGLGADFINTGNGNDIIYTENGFLDASGVSTNFVDAGGGNDTVVGGFGSEILNGGAGDDEIYGIGGNDTIDGGFGNDFIFGALGNDVIFDFAGNNKIYGYYGSDFINTGNGDDIIYTGSDILDPLDVATNFVDAGGGNDIIVGGYGNDILNGSAGNDIIFGISGSNTIDGGFGNDFVRGGLGNDVIVDYAGNNIIYGYYGSDTINTGDGDDRIYTDDSILDPFNISINFVYAGGGDDTVVGGYGSEVLNGGAGNDTIFGIAGLDLIDGGLGDDYLEGGIDSNTITGNAGNDLILDILGFNFLDGGDGSDTVGGGLDADTIYGGLGADALFGGDGDDFIGGGTVNAFNFSDDYLEGGNGNDTLWGGYGSDTLIGGNGNDRLIGIGGYDVYRGGFGTDTFVLGQAGFVDFLGLGYATIKDWVFGEDIIQVTGNLNDYTLQIGDFSGTSALDTEILFRGDTIAVVEDSAAAFIFAGSTVVLTFA
- a CDS encoding glycosyltransferase, which gives rise to MIYFLTVNYYSTRLIARLIDSIPATQTIPHQIVVVNNSANDQELKDLYTESLQILDAQTNLGFGKACNLGLNWIYERNPNAIVWMINPDTYLPENTLKKVSPFFNAHPELSIVGTLIYTPAAELWFAGGQFIPKLGAILSTDLLSSHPDTAYVFCDWVSGCSLLINLRHFPECPQFDPAYFLYYEDFDFCRRYAMQGHQIAVTSQFAVVHEASAIANRNMTKKLKHSTYSYLLTLERYTNKAIFILRFLRLTLYSFILLLLKPQTALGKLAGISSYLFEKFSNDQ